In one window of Drosophila innubila isolate TH190305 chromosome 2L unlocalized genomic scaffold, UK_Dinn_1.0 4_B_2L, whole genome shotgun sequence DNA:
- the LOC117780099 gene encoding very-long-chain (3R)-3-hydroxyacyl-CoA dehydratase hpo-8, whose translation MSAKVAAKSNKSPPAAPSKSKESSALVKAYLFGYNAVQVGGWSYILYQLVNYYVLQGPEFRAQITLWDYTRIAVIIFQNAAFVEILNAVFGLVKSNPVVTTFQVFSRMMVVVGVVMATPAGKVSPGLPIALFAWAVTEIIRYGFYALNIIKVVPQFVVFLRYTTFIALYPIGVTGELLCFWWAQQYAKEHSIWSVVMPNKWNATFSYYALLWIVMLGYIPIFPQLYMHMFTLRRKILGGGSKKKGN comes from the coding sequence ATGTCCGCAAAGGTAGCAGCCAAATCGAACAAATCGCCTCCTGCGGCTCCATCAAAATCCAAAGAGTCGTCAGCTTTGGTCAAAGCTTATCTCTTTGGCTATAATGCTGTGCAGGTGGGCGGCTGGAGCTACATCCTTTATCAGCTGGTCAACTACTATGTGCTGCAGGGTCCCGAGTTTCGGGCACAGATTACGCTGTGGGATTACACGCGAATCGCAGTCATCATATTCCAGAATGCCGCCTTTGTGGAGATTTTAAATGCAGTCTTTGGGCTGGTTAAATCGAATCCTGTGGTCACCACCTTCCAGGTGTTTAGCCGCATGATGGTCGTCGTTGGCGTGGTGATGGCCACGCCCGCGGGCAAAGTGTCACCTGGTCTGCCTATTGCCCTGTTCGCCTGGGCGGTCACCGAAATCATTCGTTATGGATTCTATGCCCTGAACATCATTAAGGTGGTGCCACAATTTGTGGTTTTCCTGCGCTACACCACCTTCATAGCTCTGTACCCGATTGGGGTGACGGGTGAACTGCTGTGCTTCTGGTGGGCACAGCAATATGCCAAGGAGCACAGCATCTGGAGCGTTGTGATGCCCAACAAATGGAATGCCACCTTCTCCTACTATGCCCTCCTCTGGATCGTCATGCTGGGCTACATTCCCATCTTCCCGCAGCTCTACATGCACATGTTTACGCTGCGTCGCAAGATCTTGGGAGGCGGCAGCAAAAAGAAGGGAAACTGA
- the LOC117780659 gene encoding opsin Rh5: protein MYLNGHDELAGPQPYVGFPNDSLGDASGAVISLGQDYPQEFQHMVHAHWRGFRAPPIYYRAGIYIAFCALMILNIFGNGLVIWIFSTSKSLRTPSNLLILNLAVFDLFMCSNMPHYLINAALGYIAGGDLGCKIYALNGGISGMGASITNAFIAFDRYKTISNPIDGRLSYGQIILCIMFTWLWATPFSVLPLFEIWGRYQPEGFLTTCTFDYLTNTDENRLFVRTIFTWSYAIPMTIIIVSYYKLFTHVRTHEQMLADQAKKMNVKSLSANASNDSMSVELRIAKAALIIYMLFVLSWTPYSVVALIGCFGEQQLITPFVSMLPMLACKSVSCLDPWVYATSHPKYRLELERRLPWLGIRERQTGSGTTGGQESVASVSGDTLAMSVQN from the exons ATGTATCTAAACGGTCACGACGAATTGGCCGGGCCACAACCGTATGTCGGCTTTCCAAACGACAGTCTTGGAGATGCAAGTGGCGCTGTGATATCCTTGGGTCAGGATTATCCTCAGGAGTTTCAGCACATGGTGCACGCTCATTGGCGAGGATTTCGTGCTCCTCCCATTTATTATCGCGCCGGCATCTACATCGCATTTTGTGCCTTGATGATCCTGAATATCTTTGGGAATGGCTTGGTCATCTGGATATTCTCCAC CTCCAAGTCTCTGCGTACACCATCTAATTTGCTGATCCTGAATTTGGCTGTCTTTGATCTGTTCATGTGCTCCAACATGCCACATTATCTGATTAACGCTGCTCTGGGCTATATAGCTGGTGGAGATTTGGGCTGCAAGATTTATGCGCTAAATGGTGGCATCTCGGGCATGGGAGCATCCATTACGAATGCATTTATAGCATTTGATCGATATAAAACCATTTCGAATCCAATCGATGGACGCTTGAGTTATGGACAGATCATCTTATGCATTATGTTCACCTGGCTGTGGGCAACACCTTTCTCGGTACTACCACTTTTTGAGATCTGGGGTCGCTACCAGCCGG AGGGATTCCTGACCACTTGCACCTTCGATTATCTGACGAACACCGATGAGAACCGCCTGTTTGTCCGTACTATATTCACATGGTCGTATGCCATACCGATGACCATAATTATCGTCTCCTATTACAAGCTATTCACCCATGTTCGGACTCACGAGCAGATGTTGGCGGATCAGGCGAAGAAGATGAATGTGAAATCCCTCTCGGCGAATGCCAGCAATGATTCCATGAGTGTGGAACTAAGGATTGCCAAAGCAGCATTAATAATCTATATGCTATTTGTGTTGTCCTGGACTCCATATTCGGTTGTCGCATTGATTGGTTGCTTTGGAGAGCAGCAGTTGATAACTCCATTCGTTTCCATGTTGCCCATGTTGGCTTGCAAATCTGTATCCTGCCTGGATCCTTGGGTATACGCTACGAGTCATCCAAAATATCGCTTGGAATTGGAACGGCGACTACCCTGGCTGGGCATACGTGAGAGACAAACAGGATCTGGTACGACGGGTGGTCAGGAGAGTGTGGCCAGCGTCAGCGGAGATACGTTGGCTATGAGCGTTCAGAACTGA
- the LOC117780098 gene encoding cysteine desulfurase, mitochondrial, translating into MQKVIGRLQVHMLRPNNVKALTYVMRTESTAAAAAADATTTIKFAATSKDFRERQTRFNIKNDPTEGRPIYLDAQATTPMDPRVLDAMLPFLTNFYGNPHSRTHAYGWETEQAVEKAREQVAKLIGADPKEIIFTSGATESNNIAVKGVARFYGTNKKHVITTQTEHKCVLDSCRALENEGFRVTYLPVETNGIISMQELEAAMTPDTSLVSIMTINNEIGVQQPIHEIGQLCRSRKVFFHTDAAQAVGKIPLDVNAMNIDLMSISGHKIYGPKGVGALYVRRRPRVRLEPIQSGGGQERGLRSGTVPAPLAVGLGAAAELSMQEMDYDKKWVDFLSNRLVEKLTSALPHVIRNGDPDKTYNGCLNLSFAYVEGESLLMALKDVALSSGSACTSASLEPSYVLRAIGADEDLAHSSIRFGIGRFTTLEEVDYTVNKCIKHVERLREMSPLWEMVQEGIDIKTIQWSQH; encoded by the exons ATGCAAAAAGTAATTGGCCGATTGCAGGTGCACATGCTGCGACCCAATAATGTCAAAGCACTCACGTATGTTATGCGAACGGAATCAacagccgccgccgccgctgccgatgcaacaacaacaataaaatttgcgGCCACATCAAAAG ATTTTCGTGAGCGCCAGACGCGTTTCAACATCAAGAATGATCCGACAGAGGGGCGGCCCATCTATTTGGACGCACAGGCCACAACACCGATGGATCCACGAGTGTTGGACGCAATGTTGCCATTTCTGACCAATTTCTATGGCAATCCTCATTCACGGACACATGCCTACGGCTGGGAAACGGAGCAGGCTGTGGAGAAGGCACGCGAACAAGTGGCGAAATTAATTGGCGCTGATCCTAAAGAGATTATCTTCACGTCCGGCGCCACCGAGTCGAATAACATTGCAGTCAAGGGCGTTGCACGATTCTATGGAACGAACAAGAAGCATGTGATTACCACACAAACGGAGCACAAGTGTGTTCTGGACTCGTGTCGTGCCCTGGAGAACGAGGGATTCCGGGTAACCTATTTGCCGGTCGAGACCAATGGCATTATTAGTATGCAGGAACTGGAGGCGGCCATGACTCCGGACACTTCCCTCGTCTCGATTATGACGATTAATAACGAAATTGGCGTACAACAGCCCATCCATGAGATTGGCCAGTTGTGTCGCTCTCGCAAAGTCTTCTTCCACACGGATGCGGCGCAGGCAGTGGGAAAAATCCCCCTAGATGTGAATGCCATGAATATTGATCTAATGTCCATCTCGGGCCATAAGATTTATGGTCCCAAAGGCGTTGGCGCCTTATATGTGCGACGTCGTCCCCGTGTGCGTCTCGAGCCCATCCAGAGTGGAGGTGGACAGGAGCGTGGATTGCGCAGCGGCACCGTTCCAGCTCCCTTGGCTGTGGGTCTGGGCGCAGCGGCTGAGCTCTCAATGCAGGAGATGGACTACGATAAGAAGTGGGTGGATTTTCTGTCCAACCGTTTGGTAGAGAAACTGACAAGTGCTCTACCCCATGTGATACGCAATGGTGATCCGGATAAGACATACAATGGTTGCCTGAACTTATCCTTTGCCTATGTGGAGGGAGAGTCGCTGTTGATGGCCCTGAAAGATGTTGCCCTCAGCAGTGGATCGGCCTGCACCTCAGCCTCACTGGAGCCATCGTATGTGCTTCGTGCCATTGGCGCCGATGAGGATCTGGCACACAGCTCCATACGCTTTGGCATTGGACGATTCACCACACTAGAGGAGGTGGACTATACGGTGAATAAGTGCATCAAGCATGTGGAACGATTGCGCGAAATGTCACCGCTGTGGGAGATGGTACAGGAGGGCATCGATATAAAGACCATACAATGGTCACAGCACTAA